In Neomonachus schauinslandi chromosome 6, ASM220157v2, whole genome shotgun sequence, a genomic segment contains:
- the TBX19 gene encoding T-box transcription factor TBX19, which yields MAMSELGTQKGSDGTVSRLLNVVESELQAGREKGDPTEKQLQIILEDAPLWQRFKEVTNEMIVTKNGRRMFPVLKISVTGLDPNAMYSLLLDFVPTDSHRWKYINGEWVPAGKPEVSGHSCVYIHPDSPNFGAHWMKAPISFSKVKLTNKLNGGGQIMLNSLHKYEPQVHIVRVGGAHRMVMNCSFPETQFIAVTAYQNEEITALKIKYNPFAKAFLDAKERNHLKDVPEAVSESQHVAYSHLGGWIFSNPDGVCAAGNANYQYATPLPLSAPHSHHGCERYPGLRGHRQAPYPSAYMHRNHSPSVNLIESSSNNLQVFSGADSWTSLSSTPHTSILSVPHTSGPINPGPSPYPCLWTISNSGGGPAGPGPDVHTSSPGAFLLGSPAVTSPLSAQAPTSAGVEVLGEPSLTSIAVSTWTAVASHPFSGWGGPGGGGRHSPSSLDS from the exons ATGGCCATGAGCGAGCTGGGCACCCAGAAGGGCAGCGATGGTACTGTTTCTCGCCTGCTCAACGTGGTAGAAAGTGAgctgcaggcagggagggagaaaggcgACCCTACGGAGAAGCAACTTCAGATCATCCTGGAGGATGCCCCTCTCTGGCAGAGATTCAAGGAAGTCACTAACGAAATGATCGTGACCAAGAATGGCAG ACGGATGTTCCCCGTCCTCAAGATTAGTGTCACGGGGCTGGACCCCAATGCCATGTACTCCCTCCTGCTGGACTTTGTCCCCACGGACAGTCACCGCTGGAAGTACATCAATGGGGAGTGGGTGCCCGCAGGCAAGCCAGAGGTCTCCGGCCACAGCTGTGTCTACATCCACCCGGACTCCCCCAACTTCGGGGCCCACTGGATGAAAGCTCCCATCTCCTTCAGCAAAGTCAAGCTGACGAACAAGCTCAACGGAGGTGGGCAG ATAATGTTGAATTCTCTGCATAAATATGAGCCCCAGGTTCACATAGTGCGTGTTGGAGGTGCCCATCGAATGGTGATGAACTGCTCCTTCCCTGAAACCCAGTTCATAGCTGTGACGGCCTATCAGAACGAGGAG ATAACAGCTCTCAAAATCAAGTACAACCCTTTTGCCAAAGCCTTCTTGGATGCCAAGGAACG GAATCACCTCAAAGACGTTCCGGAAGCCGTCTCTGAGAGCCAGCACGTGGCCTACTCTCACC TGGGAGGCTGGATCTTTTCCAATCCGGATGGAGTGTGCGCAGCAGGAAACGCCAATTACCAGTATGCTACCCCCTTACCTCTGtctgctccccactcccaccatgGCTGTGAGCGCTATCCTGGCCTCCGAGGGCACCGGCAGGCTCCCTACCCTTCTGCCTACATGCATAGAAACCATTCTCCCTCAG TGAATTTGATAGAAAGCTCCAGCAATAACCTGCAAGTTTTCTCCGGAGCTGACAGCTGGACTTCCTTGTCCTCCACACCGCACACCAGCATCCTGTCCGTACCCCACACCAGCGGGCCAATCAATCCAGGGCCCAG ccccTACCCATGCCTGTGGACCATCAGCAACAGTGGCGGGGGCCCGGCCGGGCCCGGCCCCGACGTGCACACCAGCTCCCCGGGAGCATTTCTTCTGGGGAGTCCAGCTGTGACTTCGCCCCTCTCTGCCCAGGCACCCACTTCGGCGGGTGTGGAGGTTCTGGGGGAGCCCTCGCTGACCAGCATCGCTGTGTCCACCTGGACAGCAGTGGCCTCACATCCCTTCTCGGGCTGGGGTGGCCCAGGTGGGGGAGGGCgccattctccctcctccctggatAGCTAG